In Xiphophorus maculatus strain JP 163 A chromosome 15, X_maculatus-5.0-male, whole genome shotgun sequence, the following are encoded in one genomic region:
- the LOC102218896 gene encoding centrosomal protein of 170 kDa protein B-like isoform X4: MLHPPRSAAVRDPNAGQRRAAAEERRHLERRPVKMSVTSWFLVSSSGTRHRLPKEMIFVGREDCELMLQSRSVDKQHAVINYNPTTDEHLVKDLGSLNGTFVNDLRIPDQTYITLKLSDIIRFGYDSHVYVLEKSQHKVPEEALKHEKYSSQLQMSLKAAEGKKSDEEEGQRGDKTTSTKSITQETPGSRPTPLYGQPSWWGEEDYGSKVQSSDEPHSDFPGALSDSQPKTVFPSYHREPSYFEIPTKDFQHQKTSEGELHEIPTKDTDAPNAPPTPTPPVVQSHASFTIEFDDCMPGKIKIKDHVTKFSTRQRKGQAPPAKTAATATPAEMISAQSKVADWLVHSDVSMMRRHPPCEDVYSTKSDLAMNIKTLKGHHHEDGTQSDSEDPVLKAKSKSQHSVQSEQPETPQQTVQSSQQPVPAQKLHHVLQYSPPRQAPASAVAPDRPLSQSPPQPPSPTEMSRQGLSEHLTQQAFIIEFFDDNPRKKRSQSFTHNPAHGDSYSTLKAKMERRKGGERPASMHGHIPPTQQVTVPLKSQGHSGPQRSSSLKREKTEGEAGSSSSSSRSSSGIIVRPFGSVGKKSKLAQEFATEFLKDSGEKDSSPTKDKVSPPPMSAPPVMVSPPHAQIPFPQEPPALSLVSYPSSPLQPPVASKSFKPAIGPAQVAPLGHPSGPHMSPMLSLGVHGGDPKISQRIVRNEEDDSLSDAGTYTIETESQDKEVEEARNMIDQVFGVLDSPEYSGATTGVYRPVIHEGKDEHRTLPGDGTSVDLLHGFIPATVSAPPTGPMQVQIHAADLEGPKWVSRWASLADSYAEPGSTPPQGECLEDLRYMNQSVGSYSYDTSESETSHSSRTRRLLPQVPPEKVESVTPSILIRHESYQGLKSVDRVYVPPCSQDSTQRLTVQDDVDPDSLSDASRSEDGPALVNAKKIDVITGNVSPVAPGYQFKVQEKVSPTNKSTFFYIGAEDHPGKPEQARSPVQGERTRDPPAKTPPTTVLIRHLSGHEPRRTGVKPNNSAPNLQTQDKDSVPTKDSCIVRQESFTKDRPSDTVQMKKLPHISSHPSIRDMEQSIQETQPFLQETEGALSSLDTKVPSSGSGRSSKKEGSSTHMDDSLSGESDVDTASTVSQVSSKNAPVSSTSKKRPAISSFQKEKSSSSPSIQEKGRQLSARERLSEKRRTQTTDVPSKAEATKRFQMRRSTGNRGSLDLSEGQQGTAPNWTETTSSDHEISHPSSRTKKVIAPLQKEDNGKTPKSAAQQVLTRSNSLSAPRPTRASMLRRARLGDASDNEGTETDRTSQNSDHISAPPKVSAEGKKLSRLDILAMPRKRTGSFTTPSDNESSTSRSGFSGRNSEPAVTARKTSVGDARQAASKGGGAPVKQTVSRTRSSGVKHPSGGSRRKQKGSDFSSSSEEEYDTNTGFSKAKRSSHSTTAGQSQRSQRTAASRTKSVSLETEEDEDQNDIDPYQNWSTHSAEIAKLSQDLAKDLAILAKEIHDVAGDGDPPPTTTSPSSLPNTPGSNISAREELVHRIPEASLNFQKVPPGSAAILDLDANMNEAEPTSLQRRPWNREEVILDNLMLNPVSQLSQAIRENTEQLAEKMKVLFQNKADVWEEIEAKINTENEVPILKTSNKEITSILKELRRVQRQLEVINTIVEPGGSLQAAAITTPSLTQTRQTTKEKKPATRTRTSNANESTKRPPRGPDGSHHAP; this comes from the exons ATGCTCCACCCGCCCCGCAGTGCGGCAGTGCGGGATCCGAACGCAGGACAGCGGCGGGCAGCGGCGGAGGAGCGGCGGCATCTGGAGAGGAG GCCTGTGAAGATGAGCGTGACGTCATGGTTCCTGGTGAGCAGCTCCGGCACGCGGCACCGCCTCCCCAAAGAGATGATATTCGTCGGCCGCGAGGACTGCGAGCTCATGCTGCAG tcGCGCAGCGTGGACAAGCAGCACGCCGTCATCAACTACAACCCAACAACCGACGAACACCTGGTGAAAGACCTGGGCAGCCTGAACGGG acgTTTGTGAACGACCTGCGGATCCCTGATCAGACCTACATCACACTCAAACTGTCCGACATCATCCGCTTCGGATACG ATTCTCACGTCTACGTTCTGGAGAAAAGTCAACACAAAGTCCCTGAGGAGGCGCTGAAG CATGAGAAGTACAGTAGTCAGCTGCAGATGAGCCTGAAGGCTGCAGAGGGGAAGAagagtgatgaagaggaggggcAGCGAGGAGACAAGACGACGAGCACAAAGAGCATCACACAAG AAACCCCCGGGAGTCGGCCCACGCCTCTGTATGGCCAGCCGTCCTGGTGGGGAGAGGAGGATTATGGGAGTAAAGTCCAAAGCAGCGACGAGCCTCATTCAG ATTTTCCTGGAGCTCTCTCCGACTCCCAACCAAAGACCGTCTTCCCTTCCTACCACCGCGAGCCCAGCTACTTCGAGATTCCCACCAAGGACTTCCAGCACCAGAAAACCTCAGAGGGGGAGCTCCATGAGATCCCCACCAAGGATACGGACGCCCCCAACGCCCCGCCAACCCCGACGCCGCCCGTCGTCCAAAGCCACGCCTCTTTCACCATCGAATTTGACGACTGCATGCCTGGCAAGATCAAGATCAAAGACCACGTCACCAAGTTCTCGACTCGCCAGAGGAAGGGTCAGGCGCCCCCCGCCAAGACCGCTGCCACTGCCACACCCGCAGAGATGATATCAGCGCAGAGCAAGGTGGCTGATTGGCTGGTCCACAGTGATGTCAGCATGATGAGGAGGCATCCGCCATGCGAGGACGTCTACAGCACCAAGAGTGACCTCGCCATGAACATCAAGACCCTTAAAG GTCATCATCATGAGGATGGAACCCAGAGTGACTCTGAAGACCCGGTTCTTAAAGCCAAAAGTAAATCCCAGCACTCTGTCCAGTCAGAGCAACCTGAGACACCTCAGCAGACGGTCCAGTCCAGTCAGCAGCCGGTTCCAGCACAGAAGCTCCATCATGTGCTGCAGTACTCTCCGCCCAGACAGGCCCCTGCCTCAGCTGTGGCCCCTGATCGGCCCCTGTCCCAGAGCCCTCCCCAGCCACCATCGCCCACAGAAATGTCCAGACAGGGACTGTCTGAGCACCTCACCCAGCAGGCCTTCATCATCGAGTTCTTTGACGACAACCCGCGCAAGAAGCGTTCACAGTCCTTCACCCACAACCCCGCTCACGGCGACTCTTACTCCACCCTCAAGGCCAAGATGGAGCGACGGAAAGGCGGCGAGAGGCCGGCATCTATGCATGGTCACATCCCTCCCACCCAGCAGGTGACGGTTCCCCTGAAGAGTCAGGGCCACAGTGGCCCTCAGAGGTCAAGCTCTCTAAAGCGGGAGAAGACAGAAGGGGAGGCAGGTTCATCAAGCTCCTCCTCTCGCTCTTCATCAGGCATCATTGTCAGACCTTTTGGCAGTGTTGGGAAGAAGTCAAAGCTTGCCCAGGAGTTTGCTACAGAGTTCCTGAAGGACTCTGGTGAGAAGGATTCCTCCCCAACCAAAGACAAAGTCTCACCTCCACCGATGTCTGCCCCACCAGTGATGGTTTCACCCCCTCATGCCCAGATCCCTTTCCCACAGGAACCTCCAGCACTTTCTTTAGTTTCCTACCCCTCATCCCCATTACAACCTCCAGTAGCCTCAAAGTCCTTCAAACCGGCCATTGGTCCAGCCCAGGTGGCTCCTCTGGGCCATCCATCTGGACCACACATGTCCCCCATGTTGTCTTTGGGAGTGCATGGGGGAGACCCCAAAATTTCCCAGAGGATTGTGAGGAATGAGGAAGACGACAGCCTGAGTGATGCCGGGACTTACACCATAGAGACCGAGTCACAAGataaggaggtggaggaggccCGCAACATGATTGATCAG GTGTTTGGCGTCCTTGACTCTCCAGAGTACAGTGGCGCAACCACAGGAGTCTATAGACCTGTCATACATGAAGGCAAAGATGAGCACCGTACCCTGCCTGGTGATGGTACCAGTGTGGACCTATTGCATGGTTTTATCCCAGCAACTGTCAGTGCCCCCCCAACAGGTCCCATGCAG GTTCAGATTCACGCAGCCGATCTTGAAGGACCTAAATGGGTTTCTCGATGGGCCAGTCTGGCAGACAGCTATGCTGAACCTGGTTCTACTCCTCCTCAAGGGGAATGTCTTGAAG ATTTGCGCTACATGAACCAGTCAGTGGGAAGCTACAGCTATGACACCTCAGAGTCAGAGACGAGCCACAGCTCCAGGACCAGAAGGCTGCTGCCTCAGGTTCCTCCAGAAAAGGTGGAAAGTGTCACTCCAAGCATCCTGATACGGCATGAATCCTACCAAGGTCTTAAATCTGTGGATAGAGTTTACGTTCCTCCCTGTTCCCAAGACTCCACCCAGCGCCTAACCGTTCAGGATGACGTGGACCCAGACAGTCTCAGCGATGCCAGTCGCTCTGAGGATGGACCCGCTCTGGttaatgcaaagaaaattgATGTAATTACCGGAAACGTGTCCCCAGTTGCTCCTGGCTATCAGTTTAAAGTTCAGGAGAAAGTTTCTCCAACCAACAAATCCACCTTCTTCTACATTGGTGCCGAGGATCATCCAGGCAAGCCTGAACAGGCCAGAAGCCCCGTGCAGGGTGAGAGGACTCGAGACCCTCCGGCTAAAACTCCTCCAACAACAGTCTTGATCCGTCACTTGAGTGGACATGAACCCAGAAGGACAGGCGTCAAACCCAACAACTCTGCTCCAAACCTCCAAACGCAAGACAAAGACTCTGTTCCTACAAAGGACAGCTGTATCGTCCGTCAAGAAAGTTTCACCAAAGACCGACCCAGTGACACAGTCCAGATGAAGAAGCTTCCCCACATCTCCAGCCACCCTTCCATTAGAGATATGGAACAGAGCATCCAGGAAACACAGCCCTTCCTTCAGGAGACAGAGGGTGCGCTGTCCTCTCTGGACACCAAGGTTccttcttctggttctggtcgtaGCTCAAAGAAAGAGGGCTCCTCCACCCACATGGATGATTCTCTCTCTGGTGAGTCAGATGTGGATACAGCTAGCACCGTGAGTCAGGTGAGTAGCAAAAATGCTCCTGTTAGCTCCACATCTAAAAAGCGACCTGCCATAAGCAGTTTTCAGAAGGAGAAGTCCTCTTCTAGCCCATCTATCCAAGAAAAGGGTCGACAGCTAAGTGCTCGAGAGCGGCTTTCTGAGAAACGACGCACACAGACAACTGACGTACCAAGCAAGGCAGAGGCAACGAAGCGTTTCCAGATGCGCCGCAGTACAGGAAACCGTGGTTCTCTGGATTTATCCGAAGGTCAACAAGGTACCGCACCTAACTGGACTGAAACTACTTCATCTGATCATGAAATCTCACATCCATCCAGCCGTACCAAGAAAGTTATTGCCCCTCTACAGAAAGAGGACAATGGAAAGACACCTAAGTCAGCAGCTCAACAGGTTTTAACTCGTTCCAACAGCCTGTCAGCACCAAGACCAACTCGAGCCTCCATGCTACGACGCGCTCGCCTCGGTGACGCCTCAGACAACGAGGGCACAGAGACCGATCGGACCTCCCAGAACTCTGATCACATTTCTGCACCCCCTAAGGTCTCCGCTGAAGGTAAGAAGCTGTCCAGACTGGACATCTTGGCGATGCCCAGGAAGAGAACCGGCTCATTTACGACTCCAAGTGACAACGAGTCCTCGACAAGTCGGTCTGGCTTCTCCGGTCGCAACAGTGAGCCAGCTGTCACAGCAAGGAAGACGTCTGTTGGTGATGCTCGCCAGGCAGCCAGTAAAGGGGGCGGAGCTCCGGTGAAGCAAACAGTGTCACGTACCCGATCAAGCGGAGTGAAGCATCCCAGCGGCG GGTCACGTCGCAAACAGAAGGGCTCAGACTTCTCGTCTTCCTCTGAGGAAGAATACGACACAAACACTGGCTTCTCCAAAGCAAAGCGATCCTCCCATTCAACGACCGCTGGCCAATCACAGCGCAGCCAGAGGACAGCCGCCAGCAGAACCAAGTCTGTCTCCCTGGAAACCGAGGAGGACGAGGACCAGAACGACATCGACCCATACCAGAACTGGTCCACTCACAGCGCTGAGATCGCCAA GCTCAGTCAGGACCTGGCCAAAGATCTGGCCATCTTGGCGAAGGAGATCCATGACGTCGCTGGGGATGGGGATCCTCCACCCACCACCACCTCCCCTAGCTCACTCCCCAACACGCCAGGCTCCAACATCTCTGCCCGGGAGGAG CTGGTCCATCGTATTCCTGAGGCCAGCTTAAACTTCCAGAAGGTTCCTCCAGGTTCTGCGGCCATCTTGGACCTGGACGCTAATATGAATGAGGCAGAGCCCACTTCTTTGCAACGCCGTCCGTGGAACCGTGAAGAG GTGATCCTGGACAACCTGATGCTGAACCCGGTTTCCCAGCTGTCCCAGGCCATCCGGGAAAACACCGAGCAGCTGGCCGAGAAGATGAA GGTTTTGTTCCAGAACAAAGCAGATGTATGGGAGGAGATCGAGGCCAAGATCAACACCGAGAATGAAGTTCCCATTTTAAAAACCTCCAACAAG GAAATTACCTCCATTTTGAAGGAACTGAGACGAGTCCAAAGGCAGCTGGAAG TCATAAACACCATCGTGGAGCCCGGTGGGAGTCTTCAGGCGGCCGCCATCACAACGCCGTCTCTGACTCAAACTCGCCAAACCACGAAGGAGAAGAAACCCGCTACCAGAACCCGGACCTCCAACGCCAACGAAAGCACCAAGCGACCGCCTCGTGGGCCTGATGGGTCCCACCACGCGCCCTGA
- the LOC102218896 gene encoding centrosomal protein of 170 kDa protein B-like isoform X5 has protein sequence MLHPPRSAAVRDPNAGQRRAAAEERRHLERRPVKMSVTSWFLVSSSGTRHRLPKEMIFVGREDCELMLQSRSVDKQHAVINYNPTTDEHLVKDLGSLNGTFVNDLRIPDQTYITLKLSDIIRFGYDSHVYVLEKSQHKVPEEALKHEKYSSQLQMSLKAAEGKKSDEEEGQRGDKTTSTKSITQETPGSRPTPLYGQPSWWGEEDYGSKVQSSDEPHSDFPGALSDSQPKTVFPSYHREPSYFEIPTKDFQHQKTSEGELHEIPTKDTDAPNAPPTPTPPVVQSHASFTIEFDDCMPGKIKIKDHVTKFSTRQRKGQAPPAKTAATATPAEMISAQSKVADWLVHSDVSMMRRHPPCEDVYSTKSDLAMNIKTLKGHHHEDGTQSDSEDPVLKAKSKSQHSVQSEQPETPQQTVQSSQQPVPAQKLHHVLQYSPPRQAPASAVAPDRPLSQSPPQPPSPTEMSRQGLSEHLTQQAFIIEFFDDNPRKKRSQSFTHNPAHGDSYSTLKAKMERRKGGERPASMHGHIPPTQQVTVPLKSQGHSGPQRSSSLKREKTEGEAGSSSSSSRSSSGIIVRPFGSVGKKSKLAQEFATEFLKDSGEKDSSPTKDKVSPPPMSAPPVMVSPPHAQIPFPQEPPALSLVSYPSSPLQPPVASKSFKPAIGPAQVAPLGHPSGPHMSPMLSLGVHGGDPKISQRIVRNEEDDSLSDAGTYTIETESQDKEVEEARNMIDQVFGVLDSPEYSGATTGVYRPVIHEGKDEHRTLPGDGTSVDLLHGFIPATVSAPPTGPMQVQIHAADLEGPKWVSRWASLADSYAEPGSTPPQGECLEDLRYMNQSVGSYSYDTSESETSHSSRTRRLLPQVPPEKVESVTPSILIRHESYQGLKSVDRVYVPPCSQDSTQRLTVQDDVDPDSLSDASRSEDGPALVNAKKIDVITGNVSPVAPGYQFKVQEKVSPTNKSTFFYIGAEDHPGKPEQARSPVQGERTRDPPAKTPPTTVLIRHLSGHEPRRTGVKPNNSAPNLQTQDKDSVPTKDSCIVRQESFTKDRPSDTVQMKKLPHISSHPSIRDMEQSIQETQPFLQETEGALSSLDTKVPSSGSGRSSKKEGSSTHMDDSLSGESDVDTASTVSQVSSKNAPVSSTSKKRPAISSFQKEKSSSSPSIQEKGRQLSARERLSEKRRTQTTDVPSKAEATKRFQMRRSTGNRGSLDLSEGQQGTAPNWTETTSSDHEISHPSSRTKKVIAPLQKEDNGKTPKSAAQQVLTRSNSLSAPRPTRASMLRRARLGDASDNEGTETDRTSQNSDHISAPPKVSAEGKKLSRLDILAMPRKRTGSFTTPSDNESSTSRSGFSGRNSEPAVTARKTSVGDARQAASKGGGAPVKQTVSRTRSSGVKHPSGGSRRKQKGSDFSSSSEEEYDTNTGFSKAKRSSHSTTAGQSQRSQRTAASRTKSVSLETEEDEDQNDIDPYQNWSTHSAEIAKLSQDLAKDLAILAKEIHDVAGDGDPPPTTTSPSSLPNTPGSNISAREEVILDNLMLNPVSQLSQAIRENTEQLAEKMKVLFQNKADVWEEIEAKINTENEVPILKTSNKEITSILKELRRVQRQLEVINTIVEPGGSLQAAAITTPSLTQTRQTTKEKKPATRTRTSNANESTKRPPRGPDGSHHAP, from the exons ATGCTCCACCCGCCCCGCAGTGCGGCAGTGCGGGATCCGAACGCAGGACAGCGGCGGGCAGCGGCGGAGGAGCGGCGGCATCTGGAGAGGAG GCCTGTGAAGATGAGCGTGACGTCATGGTTCCTGGTGAGCAGCTCCGGCACGCGGCACCGCCTCCCCAAAGAGATGATATTCGTCGGCCGCGAGGACTGCGAGCTCATGCTGCAG tcGCGCAGCGTGGACAAGCAGCACGCCGTCATCAACTACAACCCAACAACCGACGAACACCTGGTGAAAGACCTGGGCAGCCTGAACGGG acgTTTGTGAACGACCTGCGGATCCCTGATCAGACCTACATCACACTCAAACTGTCCGACATCATCCGCTTCGGATACG ATTCTCACGTCTACGTTCTGGAGAAAAGTCAACACAAAGTCCCTGAGGAGGCGCTGAAG CATGAGAAGTACAGTAGTCAGCTGCAGATGAGCCTGAAGGCTGCAGAGGGGAAGAagagtgatgaagaggaggggcAGCGAGGAGACAAGACGACGAGCACAAAGAGCATCACACAAG AAACCCCCGGGAGTCGGCCCACGCCTCTGTATGGCCAGCCGTCCTGGTGGGGAGAGGAGGATTATGGGAGTAAAGTCCAAAGCAGCGACGAGCCTCATTCAG ATTTTCCTGGAGCTCTCTCCGACTCCCAACCAAAGACCGTCTTCCCTTCCTACCACCGCGAGCCCAGCTACTTCGAGATTCCCACCAAGGACTTCCAGCACCAGAAAACCTCAGAGGGGGAGCTCCATGAGATCCCCACCAAGGATACGGACGCCCCCAACGCCCCGCCAACCCCGACGCCGCCCGTCGTCCAAAGCCACGCCTCTTTCACCATCGAATTTGACGACTGCATGCCTGGCAAGATCAAGATCAAAGACCACGTCACCAAGTTCTCGACTCGCCAGAGGAAGGGTCAGGCGCCCCCCGCCAAGACCGCTGCCACTGCCACACCCGCAGAGATGATATCAGCGCAGAGCAAGGTGGCTGATTGGCTGGTCCACAGTGATGTCAGCATGATGAGGAGGCATCCGCCATGCGAGGACGTCTACAGCACCAAGAGTGACCTCGCCATGAACATCAAGACCCTTAAAG GTCATCATCATGAGGATGGAACCCAGAGTGACTCTGAAGACCCGGTTCTTAAAGCCAAAAGTAAATCCCAGCACTCTGTCCAGTCAGAGCAACCTGAGACACCTCAGCAGACGGTCCAGTCCAGTCAGCAGCCGGTTCCAGCACAGAAGCTCCATCATGTGCTGCAGTACTCTCCGCCCAGACAGGCCCCTGCCTCAGCTGTGGCCCCTGATCGGCCCCTGTCCCAGAGCCCTCCCCAGCCACCATCGCCCACAGAAATGTCCAGACAGGGACTGTCTGAGCACCTCACCCAGCAGGCCTTCATCATCGAGTTCTTTGACGACAACCCGCGCAAGAAGCGTTCACAGTCCTTCACCCACAACCCCGCTCACGGCGACTCTTACTCCACCCTCAAGGCCAAGATGGAGCGACGGAAAGGCGGCGAGAGGCCGGCATCTATGCATGGTCACATCCCTCCCACCCAGCAGGTGACGGTTCCCCTGAAGAGTCAGGGCCACAGTGGCCCTCAGAGGTCAAGCTCTCTAAAGCGGGAGAAGACAGAAGGGGAGGCAGGTTCATCAAGCTCCTCCTCTCGCTCTTCATCAGGCATCATTGTCAGACCTTTTGGCAGTGTTGGGAAGAAGTCAAAGCTTGCCCAGGAGTTTGCTACAGAGTTCCTGAAGGACTCTGGTGAGAAGGATTCCTCCCCAACCAAAGACAAAGTCTCACCTCCACCGATGTCTGCCCCACCAGTGATGGTTTCACCCCCTCATGCCCAGATCCCTTTCCCACAGGAACCTCCAGCACTTTCTTTAGTTTCCTACCCCTCATCCCCATTACAACCTCCAGTAGCCTCAAAGTCCTTCAAACCGGCCATTGGTCCAGCCCAGGTGGCTCCTCTGGGCCATCCATCTGGACCACACATGTCCCCCATGTTGTCTTTGGGAGTGCATGGGGGAGACCCCAAAATTTCCCAGAGGATTGTGAGGAATGAGGAAGACGACAGCCTGAGTGATGCCGGGACTTACACCATAGAGACCGAGTCACAAGataaggaggtggaggaggccCGCAACATGATTGATCAG GTGTTTGGCGTCCTTGACTCTCCAGAGTACAGTGGCGCAACCACAGGAGTCTATAGACCTGTCATACATGAAGGCAAAGATGAGCACCGTACCCTGCCTGGTGATGGTACCAGTGTGGACCTATTGCATGGTTTTATCCCAGCAACTGTCAGTGCCCCCCCAACAGGTCCCATGCAG GTTCAGATTCACGCAGCCGATCTTGAAGGACCTAAATGGGTTTCTCGATGGGCCAGTCTGGCAGACAGCTATGCTGAACCTGGTTCTACTCCTCCTCAAGGGGAATGTCTTGAAG ATTTGCGCTACATGAACCAGTCAGTGGGAAGCTACAGCTATGACACCTCAGAGTCAGAGACGAGCCACAGCTCCAGGACCAGAAGGCTGCTGCCTCAGGTTCCTCCAGAAAAGGTGGAAAGTGTCACTCCAAGCATCCTGATACGGCATGAATCCTACCAAGGTCTTAAATCTGTGGATAGAGTTTACGTTCCTCCCTGTTCCCAAGACTCCACCCAGCGCCTAACCGTTCAGGATGACGTGGACCCAGACAGTCTCAGCGATGCCAGTCGCTCTGAGGATGGACCCGCTCTGGttaatgcaaagaaaattgATGTAATTACCGGAAACGTGTCCCCAGTTGCTCCTGGCTATCAGTTTAAAGTTCAGGAGAAAGTTTCTCCAACCAACAAATCCACCTTCTTCTACATTGGTGCCGAGGATCATCCAGGCAAGCCTGAACAGGCCAGAAGCCCCGTGCAGGGTGAGAGGACTCGAGACCCTCCGGCTAAAACTCCTCCAACAACAGTCTTGATCCGTCACTTGAGTGGACATGAACCCAGAAGGACAGGCGTCAAACCCAACAACTCTGCTCCAAACCTCCAAACGCAAGACAAAGACTCTGTTCCTACAAAGGACAGCTGTATCGTCCGTCAAGAAAGTTTCACCAAAGACCGACCCAGTGACACAGTCCAGATGAAGAAGCTTCCCCACATCTCCAGCCACCCTTCCATTAGAGATATGGAACAGAGCATCCAGGAAACACAGCCCTTCCTTCAGGAGACAGAGGGTGCGCTGTCCTCTCTGGACACCAAGGTTccttcttctggttctggtcgtaGCTCAAAGAAAGAGGGCTCCTCCACCCACATGGATGATTCTCTCTCTGGTGAGTCAGATGTGGATACAGCTAGCACCGTGAGTCAGGTGAGTAGCAAAAATGCTCCTGTTAGCTCCACATCTAAAAAGCGACCTGCCATAAGCAGTTTTCAGAAGGAGAAGTCCTCTTCTAGCCCATCTATCCAAGAAAAGGGTCGACAGCTAAGTGCTCGAGAGCGGCTTTCTGAGAAACGACGCACACAGACAACTGACGTACCAAGCAAGGCAGAGGCAACGAAGCGTTTCCAGATGCGCCGCAGTACAGGAAACCGTGGTTCTCTGGATTTATCCGAAGGTCAACAAGGTACCGCACCTAACTGGACTGAAACTACTTCATCTGATCATGAAATCTCACATCCATCCAGCCGTACCAAGAAAGTTATTGCCCCTCTACAGAAAGAGGACAATGGAAAGACACCTAAGTCAGCAGCTCAACAGGTTTTAACTCGTTCCAACAGCCTGTCAGCACCAAGACCAACTCGAGCCTCCATGCTACGACGCGCTCGCCTCGGTGACGCCTCAGACAACGAGGGCACAGAGACCGATCGGACCTCCCAGAACTCTGATCACATTTCTGCACCCCCTAAGGTCTCCGCTGAAGGTAAGAAGCTGTCCAGACTGGACATCTTGGCGATGCCCAGGAAGAGAACCGGCTCATTTACGACTCCAAGTGACAACGAGTCCTCGACAAGTCGGTCTGGCTTCTCCGGTCGCAACAGTGAGCCAGCTGTCACAGCAAGGAAGACGTCTGTTGGTGATGCTCGCCAGGCAGCCAGTAAAGGGGGCGGAGCTCCGGTGAAGCAAACAGTGTCACGTACCCGATCAAGCGGAGTGAAGCATCCCAGCGGCG GGTCACGTCGCAAACAGAAGGGCTCAGACTTCTCGTCTTCCTCTGAGGAAGAATACGACACAAACACTGGCTTCTCCAAAGCAAAGCGATCCTCCCATTCAACGACCGCTGGCCAATCACAGCGCAGCCAGAGGACAGCCGCCAGCAGAACCAAGTCTGTCTCCCTGGAAACCGAGGAGGACGAGGACCAGAACGACATCGACCCATACCAGAACTGGTCCACTCACAGCGCTGAGATCGCCAA GCTCAGTCAGGACCTGGCCAAAGATCTGGCCATCTTGGCGAAGGAGATCCATGACGTCGCTGGGGATGGGGATCCTCCACCCACCACCACCTCCCCTAGCTCACTCCCCAACACGCCAGGCTCCAACATCTCTGCCCGGGAGGAG GTGATCCTGGACAACCTGATGCTGAACCCGGTTTCCCAGCTGTCCCAGGCCATCCGGGAAAACACCGAGCAGCTGGCCGAGAAGATGAA GGTTTTGTTCCAGAACAAAGCAGATGTATGGGAGGAGATCGAGGCCAAGATCAACACCGAGAATGAAGTTCCCATTTTAAAAACCTCCAACAAG GAAATTACCTCCATTTTGAAGGAACTGAGACGAGTCCAAAGGCAGCTGGAAG TCATAAACACCATCGTGGAGCCCGGTGGGAGTCTTCAGGCGGCCGCCATCACAACGCCGTCTCTGACTCAAACTCGCCAAACCACGAAGGAGAAGAAACCCGCTACCAGAACCCGGACCTCCAACGCCAACGAAAGCACCAAGCGACCGCCTCGTGGGCCTGATGGGTCCCACCACGCGCCCTGA